One Vitis vinifera cultivar Pinot Noir 40024 chromosome 8, ASM3070453v1 genomic window carries:
- the LOC104878056 gene encoding lysine-rich arabinogalactan protein 19-like has translation MVAPPKPPQTEQTESTLVPIEHGELPTKTIPPAPTSPTSAPLVPMPEAVSATPSMTPTIPPIAPTASEPSITISASEFHDLIQQHLGLLPPPQPNLPASSEPLAPIEDTIPAEETTTIEIQIPPPQEATTDAIASVDPQDEPQTIDTVTATPEDASSPPEAPTT, from the exons ATGGTAGCACCTCCAAAGCCCCCACAGACGGAGCAGACAGAGTCTACTCTAGTACCTATAGAGCATGGTGAGCTTCCGACAAAGACTATACCACCTGCCCCTACATCACCTACTTCAGCACCACTAGTGCCCATGCCTGAGGCTGTTTCTGCTACTCCCTCTATGACCCCTACTATTCCACCTATTGCTCCTACTGCATCCGAGCCTTCCATCACCATCTCTGCTTCAGAGTTTCACGACCTT ATCCAGCAGCACTTGGGTCTTCTGCCTCCACCGCAGCCTAACCTTCCTGCATCATCAGAGCCTTTAGCTCCAATTGAGGATACTATTCCAGCTGAGGAAACTACCACAATAGAGATCCAGATCCCGCCACCTCaggaggccaccacagatgccATTGCTTCAGTTGATCCTCAGGATGAGCCTCAAACAATTGACACAGTCACAGCTACACCTGAGGATGCATCATCTCCACCTGAGGCTCCCACTACGTGA